The following proteins come from a genomic window of Thiothrix unzii:
- a CDS encoding PDDEXK nuclease domain-containing protein has product MDEKNHPMQTEATLDTDLMARIRDIWETSRQQAIRSVNSAHVCANWLIGKQIVEAEQGGEQRATYGKALLKSLSQQLTDEYGSGFSVSALQYMRAFFLAYPTLMEIQHAARVISVGVTTPAQEADWQPGKLHTALSWTHYRILLKIERQEARQFYEIETIRNGWSARQLERQISSLLFDRLLKSRDKEGVMQLANQGLLVTRPLDVIKDPYVLEFLDLPEAPQWQESQLEQALLSQLQDFLLELGSGFAFVGRQVRLTLDGDHFYPDMVFYHVKLKCYVVIDLKLGKLNHADLGQMQLYVNYYDHDIANADDNPTIGLILCSEKNDAVVRYVLGDHNQQIFASRYQLHLPTEEQLQQELQRELDKLTLPKPDA; this is encoded by the coding sequence ATGGACGAAAAAAACCACCCCATGCAAACGGAAGCCACCCTCGACACCGACTTGATGGCGCGTATCCGTGACATCTGGGAAACATCACGCCAACAAGCTATCCGTTCCGTCAACTCGGCTCATGTGTGCGCCAACTGGCTAATCGGCAAGCAGATTGTCGAAGCCGAACAAGGCGGCGAACAGCGGGCAACCTATGGCAAAGCCCTGTTGAAATCCCTCTCCCAACAACTGACGGACGAATACGGCAGCGGGTTTTCGGTGAGTGCCTTGCAATACATGCGGGCATTTTTTCTCGCTTACCCCACCCTCATGGAGATTCAACACGCAGCGCGTGTTATTTCTGTGGGAGTCACCACACCCGCTCAGGAGGCGGATTGGCAACCGGGAAAACTCCACACCGCGCTGTCATGGACGCACTACCGCATCTTACTGAAAATTGAGCGACAAGAAGCCCGCCAGTTTTACGAAATTGAAACCATCCGTAACGGTTGGTCAGCACGGCAACTGGAACGTCAAATCAGCTCCCTACTGTTCGACCGCTTACTCAAAAGCCGTGACAAGGAAGGGGTCATGCAACTGGCGAATCAGGGTTTGCTAGTCACCCGTCCACTCGATGTAATCAAAGATCCGTATGTGCTGGAATTTCTCGACTTACCCGAAGCCCCGCAATGGCAGGAAAGCCAACTAGAACAAGCCCTGTTGTCACAATTGCAGGATTTCTTGCTGGAACTGGGCAGTGGTTTTGCCTTCGTCGGGCGGCAAGTACGCCTAACGCTGGATGGCGACCATTTTTACCCTGATATGGTGTTCTACCACGTCAAACTGAAATGCTACGTCGTCATTGACCTCAAACTGGGTAAGTTAAATCATGCAGACTTGGGGCAGATGCAGCTCTACGTGAATTATTATGACCACGACATTGCCAATGCCGATGACAATCCCACGATTGGCTTGATTCTGTGCAGTGAGAAAAATGATGCCGTGGTGCGCTATGTATTGGGCGATCACAACCAGCAAATCTTCGCCAGCCGCTATCAACTGCACTTGCCGACCGAAGAACAATTGCAGCAAGAATTACAGCGTGAGCTGGATAAACTGACGTTGCCCAAGCCTGACGCATGA
- a CDS encoding Eco57I restriction-modification methylase domain-containing protein has translation MKRKNTLSLSFDTLRLDGGLLLPDILERAAQGKLSSQQATDYQIPKGLKLQDEYSRSFQIARAQWKAFSAQLERKDLDAQAVTQQFVLELLRDALGYRELEVQAEGITLEERHYPIPLSAFGRVPVVIAPHTLGLDEAAECFAIVGGGSRKKSAFQLTQEFLNASEGCLWGMVSNGRQLRLLRDAATLTRPSFLEFELATILEDERYPDFAALWRLLHGSLAGKTGAVSEDCHWEHWRNEGLQEGTRVREGLRKGVEEALLTLGQGFLENPANEQLRLDLLKGRLRTQDYYQQLLRLVYRLIFLFTVEERGLLQPEVKDVTAEQLAARKAYADGYSQSRLRSRCMRRRAYDQYHDLWDATRVVFRGLARGEALLDLPALGGLFAEQQCVALDAATLSNAALLTAVKHLRWSNRSGQLAPVDYANMASEEMGSVYEGLLELVPEVDVHARRFDFVGRTLAGSTQGNARKLSGSYYTPDSLVQELIKSALEPVIKQRLAANKAYPVAAILSIKVIDPACGSGHFLLAAANRLAQELAECQAQDGVVTPQAYRHALREVISHCIYGVDKNPLAIELARTALWLVGYEAGKPLSFIDHHIRCGDALLGVLDPVILEKGIPDKAYDALTGDDKEVVKALKAENKKALKLFEESAQSDLFNKSMRVEAFGKLDELPDGDLGEVESKRQTWQQERQLIRASLAQQLADMYVAAFLMPKVRDYQAQMPMSGYFWHVYQGHEPLGKTPDIIDEFCQQAQVFHWWLEFPHIHAQGGFDVVLGNPPWERIKLQEQEFFANRSPLIAEAQNKAEREQRIQWLKDGMLSHHLRGGQGDPSVLERGLYREFLVARRGAEAASVFAHDSGRYPLTGVGDVNTYALFAETISQLLMPQGRAGFIVPTGIATDDSTKDYFAHIAQSGRLASLFSFENEEFVFASVHHGFKFCIITIAGMNGIKEPAQFVHFARQTSYIYDFNRRFTLSPEEFRLINPNTKTCPVFRSQQDAELTKKLYRAAPVLIEEGEVDKNPWGIRFMAMMHMSADSHLFRNHYSAGLLPLYEAKMIHQFDHRWATYYFDENGELDSRDCYTVEKNDSNYSPRPRYWVDEREVLARIADVPNKLARAWLNRDSKAMELEYAHWLAGELTRHELEAGLPSIKAIQQAELHLKESYRWAYSALAANNETGKKANALWSKWAKANEGNVLVNQDLSALQSICSNTDLDILLDNWMDSRSPRWLMGWRDITNSSNERTVIASVVPRVGTGDTFLLMFPDRSYGSRLACLLADQCSLVHDYIARQKIGGTHLKYHVKKQIPVLPPEYYTSADLGFILPRVLELTYTTYDLKDWAADLSYHGAPFAWNEERRAEIRAELDAYYARLYGLERDELRYILDPAEVMGEDYPSETFRVLKNREIKAFGEYRTQRLVLDAWDRLEVAEISGLPYQSLAFPPPGEYGLSRHTSPFATDCDAEFAGFIYTLVKISQPLEWRKISEAVALLQLSNQLLSQVEAEYQSLFAKYRRLADSANTLNSVIRSFEHAHVFEVKRNGDERIFRIKGNPLNGVILNDDITLFTSQILAFANKSVSHDEVGGKFTEVRQA, from the coding sequence ATGAAAAGGAAAAATACGCTTTCCCTGAGTTTCGACACCCTCCGGCTGGATGGGGGCTTGTTGTTGCCGGATATTCTGGAGCGGGCGGCACAGGGCAAACTCAGTAGCCAACAGGCGACGGATTACCAGATTCCCAAAGGGTTGAAGTTACAGGACGAGTACAGCCGCTCATTCCAGATTGCCCGTGCCCAGTGGAAGGCGTTCAGTGCGCAACTGGAGCGCAAGGATTTGGATGCGCAAGCCGTTACCCAGCAGTTTGTGTTGGAACTGTTGCGCGATGCCTTGGGTTATCGGGAGCTGGAAGTACAGGCTGAAGGCATCACGCTGGAGGAGCGTCATTACCCGATCCCGCTGTCGGCGTTTGGGCGTGTGCCGGTAGTGATTGCGCCGCATACGCTGGGCTTGGATGAGGCAGCCGAATGCTTTGCCATTGTTGGGGGTGGTAGCCGCAAGAAAAGTGCGTTCCAGTTAACGCAGGAATTTCTCAACGCCAGTGAAGGCTGTTTGTGGGGAATGGTCAGCAATGGGCGGCAACTGCGTTTATTGCGGGATGCGGCTACGTTGACACGCCCCAGCTTCCTTGAATTTGAATTGGCGACGATTCTGGAGGATGAGCGTTACCCGGATTTTGCCGCGTTGTGGCGGTTGCTGCATGGCAGTTTGGCGGGTAAAACGGGGGCTGTGAGTGAGGATTGCCACTGGGAACACTGGCGTAATGAAGGTTTGCAGGAAGGAACCCGTGTTCGTGAAGGTTTGCGTAAAGGTGTGGAAGAAGCACTGCTGACCTTGGGACAAGGCTTTCTGGAAAACCCTGCCAATGAACAACTGCGCTTGGACTTGCTGAAAGGACGCTTGCGCACACAGGATTATTACCAGCAGTTGTTACGTTTGGTGTATCGGCTGATTTTCCTGTTCACGGTGGAAGAACGCGGCTTGTTGCAGCCTGAAGTGAAGGATGTGACGGCAGAACAATTGGCGGCACGTAAAGCGTATGCGGATGGCTATTCACAAAGCCGCTTGCGTAGCCGTTGTATGCGGCGGCGGGCTTATGACCAGTACCATGATTTGTGGGATGCCACGCGGGTGGTGTTCAGAGGCTTGGCACGGGGTGAAGCCTTGCTGGATTTGCCCGCGTTGGGTGGCTTGTTTGCTGAGCAGCAATGTGTGGCACTGGATGCGGCAACCTTGAGCAATGCGGCTTTGCTGACGGCAGTGAAGCATTTGCGTTGGAGCAACCGCAGCGGGCAACTCGCGCCCGTGGATTACGCTAATATGGCTTCTGAAGAAATGGGGTCGGTGTACGAGGGCTTGCTGGAACTCGTGCCAGAGGTGGATGTTCATGCGCGGCGGTTTGATTTTGTCGGGCGCACATTGGCAGGTTCGACACAGGGCAATGCCCGCAAGTTGTCGGGGAGCTATTACACGCCGGATTCATTGGTGCAGGAGTTGATCAAAAGCGCATTGGAGCCGGTGATCAAGCAACGCTTGGCGGCGAATAAGGCGTATCCGGTGGCGGCTATCCTGTCTATCAAGGTGATTGACCCGGCTTGTGGGTCGGGGCATTTCTTGTTGGCGGCGGCAAACCGCTTGGCGCAGGAGTTGGCGGAATGTCAGGCGCAGGATGGCGTGGTGACACCGCAAGCCTACCGTCATGCCTTGCGTGAAGTCATCAGCCATTGCATTTATGGGGTGGACAAAAACCCGCTGGCGATTGAGCTGGCGCGGACTGCTTTGTGGTTGGTGGGGTATGAGGCGGGCAAGCCGCTGTCTTTTATTGACCACCATATCCGTTGCGGGGATGCGTTGCTGGGGGTGCTTGATCCGGTGATTCTGGAAAAGGGTATCCCCGATAAGGCTTACGATGCGCTGACGGGCGATGACAAGGAAGTGGTCAAAGCCCTGAAAGCCGAAAACAAAAAGGCATTGAAGCTGTTTGAGGAATCCGCCCAGTCTGACCTGTTCAACAAGTCGATGCGGGTGGAGGCGTTTGGCAAGCTGGATGAATTGCCGGATGGTGATTTGGGTGAGGTGGAAAGCAAGCGGCAAACCTGGCAGCAGGAACGGCAGTTGATCCGTGCCAGTTTGGCGCAGCAGTTAGCTGATATGTATGTGGCGGCGTTCCTGATGCCCAAAGTCAGGGACTATCAGGCACAGATGCCCATGAGTGGCTATTTTTGGCATGTGTATCAGGGGCATGAGCCGCTGGGGAAAACACCCGACATCATTGATGAATTTTGCCAGCAGGCGCAGGTGTTCCATTGGTGGTTGGAGTTTCCGCACATTCACGCGCAAGGTGGGTTTGATGTGGTGCTGGGGAATCCGCCGTGGGAACGCATTAAGCTACAGGAGCAGGAATTTTTTGCCAACCGTAGCCCGTTGATTGCGGAGGCGCAGAACAAGGCGGAACGGGAACAGCGTATCCAGTGGTTGAAAGACGGGATGTTGTCGCATCATTTGCGGGGTGGGCAGGGTGATCCGAGTGTGCTGGAGCGGGGCTTGTACCGTGAATTTCTGGTGGCACGGCGGGGGGCTGAAGCGGCGAGTGTGTTTGCCCATGATTCGGGGCGGTATCCGCTGACGGGTGTGGGGGATGTGAACACGTATGCCCTGTTTGCGGAAACCATCAGCCAGTTGCTGATGCCACAAGGTCGGGCTGGATTTATCGTGCCGACGGGGATTGCTACCGATGACAGTACCAAGGATTACTTTGCGCACATTGCCCAATCAGGGCGATTAGCAAGTCTATTTTCCTTTGAGAATGAAGAGTTTGTATTTGCATCAGTTCATCATGGTTTTAAATTTTGTATTATTACGATTGCAGGCATGAATGGAATCAAAGAGCCTGCTCAGTTTGTACATTTCGCTCGCCAAACTAGTTATATTTATGACTTCAATCGCCGATTTACTCTTTCGCCAGAAGAATTCCGTCTAATCAACCCCAATACCAAAACTTGCCCAGTTTTCCGTAGCCAGCAAGATGCGGAACTTACCAAAAAGCTCTACCGTGCTGCACCCGTGCTGATTGAAGAAGGCGAAGTAGATAAGAATCCTTGGGGCATTCGGTTTATGGCGATGATGCATATGTCAGCAGATAGTCATTTATTCCGTAATCATTATTCGGCAGGATTGTTGCCGCTGTACGAAGCCAAAATGATCCACCAGTTTGATCATCGCTGGGCTACGTACTATTTCGATGAAAATGGTGAGTTGGATTCACGGGATTGTTACACGGTTGAAAAAAATGATTCAAATTACTCGCCACGCCCACGCTATTGGGTAGATGAACGGGAAGTATTGGCACGGATTGCTGATGTACCCAATAAATTGGCACGCGCTTGGCTCAACCGTGATAGTAAGGCGATGGAATTGGAGTACGCCCACTGGTTGGCGGGTGAGCTAACACGTCATGAGTTGGAAGCGGGTTTACCCAGTATCAAAGCTATCCAACAAGCCGAATTACACCTGAAAGAGAGTTATCGTTGGGCTTACTCTGCATTGGCTGCTAATAACGAAACAGGAAAAAAAGCTAATGCCCTCTGGTCGAAATGGGCAAAAGCCAATGAAGGCAACGTTTTAGTTAATCAGGACTTATCTGCCCTGCAAAGCATTTGCTCTAATACAGACTTAGACATTCTGTTAGACAATTGGATGGACAGTCGTAGCCCGCGCTGGCTAATGGGCTGGCGAGATATTACTAATTCGAGTAACGAGCGAACGGTGATTGCATCGGTTGTACCAAGAGTAGGAACAGGCGACACATTTTTGCTTATGTTTCCCGACCGCTCTTATGGTTCGCGTTTGGCTTGTTTGCTGGCTGACCAATGTAGCCTTGTACATGATTACATTGCACGCCAGAAAATTGGTGGTACACATCTCAAATATCACGTCAAAAAGCAGATTCCGGTATTACCACCAGAGTATTACACATCCGCAGATTTGGGTTTCATTTTGCCACGTGTATTGGAACTCACCTACACCACGTATGACCTGAAAGATTGGGCTGCTGATTTGAGTTATCACGGTGCGCCGTTTGCATGGAATGAGGAGCGTCGTGCTGAGATTCGGGCGGAATTGGATGCTTACTACGCCCGGTTATATGGGCTGGAGCGCGATGAGCTGCGTTATATCCTCGATCCTGCGGAGGTGATGGGTGAGGATTATCCGTCTGAAACTTTCCGGGTGTTGAAGAATCGGGAGATCAAGGCGTTTGGGGAGTATCGGACGCAGCGGTTGGTGTTAGATGCGTGGGATCGGTTAGAAGTTGCCGAAATTAGTGGGCTACCGTATCAATCATTAGCATTCCCTCCTCCGGGCGAATATGGACTATCTCGACATACCTCACCTTTTGCCACGGACTGCGATGCAGAGTTTGCGGGCTTTATTTATACCTTAGTCAAAATCAGCCAACCCCTTGAATGGCGGAAGATAAGCGAAGCTGTAGCCTTACTGCAACTTTCCAATCAATTGCTTTCTCAAGTGGAAGCTGAATATCAGTCCTTGTTTGCCAAATACAGAAGATTAGCCGACTCTGCTAATACACTGAATAGTGTTATACGTAGTTTTGAACATGCTCATGTTTTTGAAGTAAAAAGAAATGGGGATGAACGGATTTTTCGTATCAAGGGAAATCCTTTAAACGGCGTTATCCTAAACGATGACATTACGCTATTTACATCGCAGATATTAGCCTTTGCTAATAAATCAGTATCACATGACGAAGTTGGTGGTAAGTTTACCGAAGTGAGACAAGCATAA
- a CDS encoding HNH endonuclease → MNILERTRIEKTALEHGWENIITSDDMAVLAGSARHHAQATITRPTSREWHVTFNKPLLTKEVARDYPLTDAITFSVSASDQLAGLLRRAAELASALPNQAAETFHARLQRELAKVKDTGTEVERLVKQRVGQDTFREALLDYWGGACAVTGIAIPEMLRASHAKPWSECESDEERLDVFNGFLLSANLDALFDRGLISFDADGRLLVSSQISAQQRSLIGLADTLVLRWVAAEHLSYLAWHRQFLFKAPHVPYTTQVSCT, encoded by the coding sequence ATGAACATCCTCGAACGCACCCGTATCGAAAAAACCGCCTTGGAACACGGCTGGGAAAACATCATCACCAGTGACGACATGGCAGTGCTGGCGGGGTCTGCCAGACATCATGCTCAGGCAACGATTACCCGTCCAACCAGTCGTGAATGGCACGTCACATTCAATAAACCACTGCTGACTAAAGAAGTGGCACGTGATTATCCGCTGACAGATGCCATCACCTTCAGTGTCAGCGCGTCTGACCAATTAGCAGGGCTGCTACGCCGAGCGGCTGAACTTGCCTCTGCCCTACCCAATCAAGCCGCCGAGACCTTCCATGCCCGCCTTCAGCGTGAGCTGGCAAAAGTTAAGGACACTGGCACTGAAGTCGAGCGTTTGGTCAAGCAGCGGGTGGGGCAGGATACCTTCCGTGAAGCCCTGCTGGATTATTGGGGTGGAGCTTGCGCCGTGACAGGTATTGCCATCCCGGAAATGCTACGCGCCAGCCACGCCAAGCCGTGGTCTGAGTGTGAATCCGATGAAGAACGGCTGGATGTGTTCAACGGTTTCCTGCTATCAGCCAATCTGGATGCCCTGTTTGATCGTGGGCTAATCAGTTTCGACGCTGACGGAAGGTTGCTGGTCAGTAGCCAGATTTCAGCACAGCAGCGTAGCTTGATTGGATTGGCGGATACCTTGGTGCTGCGTTGGGTTGCAGCGGAACACCTGTCTTACTTGGCATGGCATCGACAGTTTTTGTTCAAAGCGCCTCATGTGCCTTACACAACACAGGTTTCGTGTACATGA
- a CDS encoding helicase-related protein: MSAVLEQFSPGTLVTARGRDWVVQPESSVGVLRLRPFGGSEEDIVTLVPALEFEQLKAATFAYPDALQPGTHDAARLLNDALKLKLRNGAGPFRSFGNIAVEPRAYQLAPLLMALRLPIVRLLIADDVGVGKTIEAGLIARELLDRGEISRMAVLCPPHLVDQWQQELSERFQLQAVALTASSVSKLEKNLPHGVTLFDQYPYVVVSLDYIKSERHREHFLSIAPELIIVDEAHTCASSGQGKQLRFELLKRLVANTERHMLLLTATPHSGDETAFYNLLSLLKPEFAELQVLGAKTDSPLRKELALHFIQRRRKDIEEWQDTSVFPRRLTAEITYKLTGRWGTFFDTVQEYCVELAKRTEQQEAGAHLIWYVTLALLRCVASSPAAAEKALTTRLQGSAADLQALADEETVLDGTADDLSGTDIEPAAQLEDIAYLQLLIEEAQKLAGAKDDPKLKTLIQHVELLLNDGLRPVIFCRYIATAHYVAEHLQQHFKKATVDAITGEYTPEEREVRVSQLSEAALPILVATDCLSEGINLQHTFTAVVHYDLAWNPTRHEQREGRVDRFGQKSPTVRTTILYGEDNPVDGFVLNVILRKAEAIRKELGVMVPMPANERSINQALIKAALMKRSQTARQPELNLGFADEPMQNMEVEWQDAIAKAKKSNTVFAQVGLHPQEVLPEWEKQQQLLGDESDVARFVGGALHRIGTPLEMLGNQVLKLLPEHLPQTLRERLKDEGMEKATKISFQYPPTNGCHYIHRSHPLVALLADHLLEGAFNDAKPLAARCAATITEQVEVVTTLYLLRLRHQLSVTRKGVTRQMMAEETVALALQGRSQPQWLADADANLLLSATPSDNLSREASSREITLALDYLRHNTAILNQLGKDRAQSLLDDHTRVRKITQQRGRGLRIEDVGQTKVQACLPVDVMGVYVLLPDSL; the protein is encoded by the coding sequence ATGAGTGCAGTGCTTGAACAATTCAGCCCCGGAACCTTGGTCACAGCGCGTGGGCGGGATTGGGTGGTGCAGCCAGAATCCTCCGTCGGGGTGCTACGCTTGCGCCCATTCGGTGGTTCGGAAGAGGATATTGTGACGTTAGTGCCAGCGCTGGAGTTTGAACAACTCAAGGCAGCCACCTTCGCCTATCCTGATGCGTTACAACCCGGCACACATGATGCTGCCCGTTTGTTGAATGATGCCCTGAAACTCAAATTACGTAATGGGGCGGGGCCGTTCCGTTCCTTCGGTAATATTGCTGTGGAGCCACGCGCTTATCAGTTAGCACCTTTATTGATGGCATTGCGCTTGCCCATTGTACGCCTGCTGATTGCGGATGATGTGGGGGTGGGTAAAACCATCGAAGCGGGGCTTATTGCCCGTGAATTGCTGGATCGGGGTGAGATCAGCCGGATGGCGGTCTTGTGTCCTCCGCATCTGGTAGACCAATGGCAACAGGAACTCAGCGAACGCTTCCAGCTTCAAGCGGTTGCCCTGACAGCCAGTAGTGTCAGCAAGCTGGAAAAGAATCTGCCGCACGGTGTTACGCTGTTTGACCAGTATCCGTATGTGGTGGTCAGTCTGGATTACATCAAGAGTGAACGCCACCGCGAACACTTCCTTAGTATTGCCCCGGAACTGATTATTGTGGATGAGGCGCATACCTGTGCTTCCAGTGGGCAAGGTAAGCAATTGCGTTTTGAATTGCTGAAACGTTTGGTAGCAAACACTGAACGGCACATGTTGTTGCTAACAGCAACACCCCACTCCGGTGATGAAACTGCCTTTTATAACCTGCTTTCCCTGCTCAAGCCTGAGTTTGCCGAATTGCAGGTACTAGGGGCAAAAACGGATTCGCCGTTACGCAAGGAATTGGCACTGCACTTTATTCAACGTCGCCGTAAAGACATTGAGGAATGGCAGGACACCAGCGTATTTCCGCGCCGTTTGACGGCTGAGATCACCTACAAGCTGACCGGGCGTTGGGGGACATTCTTCGACACCGTGCAGGAATATTGCGTGGAGCTTGCCAAACGCACTGAGCAACAGGAAGCAGGCGCACACCTGATCTGGTATGTCACGCTGGCATTGCTGCGGTGCGTGGCTTCCAGCCCTGCGGCGGCAGAAAAAGCATTGACGACCCGCTTGCAAGGCAGTGCGGCAGATTTGCAGGCACTGGCAGATGAGGAAACCGTGCTGGATGGCACGGCTGACGACCTTTCCGGCACAGACATTGAGCCAGCCGCCCAACTGGAAGACATTGCCTATTTGCAGCTATTGATTGAAGAGGCGCAAAAACTCGCAGGTGCGAAGGATGATCCCAAGCTCAAAACCTTGATTCAACACGTCGAGCTATTGCTGAATGATGGCCTGCGACCCGTGATTTTTTGCCGCTATATCGCGACAGCGCATTATGTGGCAGAACATTTGCAGCAGCATTTCAAAAAAGCCACCGTGGATGCTATTACCGGTGAATATACCCCCGAAGAACGTGAAGTGCGGGTTAGCCAACTCAGCGAGGCGGCACTGCCCATTTTGGTGGCAACCGATTGCCTGTCAGAAGGTATCAACCTGCAACATACGTTCACGGCGGTAGTGCATTATGACTTGGCTTGGAACCCGACTCGCCACGAACAGCGTGAAGGTCGGGTAGACCGTTTTGGGCAGAAAAGCCCGACCGTGCGTACCACCATACTCTATGGCGAAGACAATCCGGTCGATGGGTTTGTATTGAATGTTATCTTGCGCAAGGCGGAAGCCATCCGTAAAGAACTGGGTGTCATGGTTCCCATGCCAGCGAATGAACGCAGTATCAATCAAGCCCTGATTAAAGCAGCCTTGATGAAACGTAGCCAAACGGCGAGGCAACCAGAGTTGAATCTGGGTTTTGCCGATGAACCCATGCAAAACATGGAAGTCGAATGGCAGGATGCCATCGCCAAAGCCAAAAAGAGTAATACAGTGTTTGCACAGGTTGGTTTGCATCCACAAGAGGTGTTGCCTGAGTGGGAGAAACAGCAACAACTGCTGGGCGATGAAAGCGATGTGGCGCGTTTTGTTGGGGGTGCATTACACCGCATTGGTACGCCACTGGAGATGCTGGGTAATCAGGTGCTTAAACTGCTGCCTGAGCATTTGCCACAAACCCTGCGTGAACGCTTGAAAGATGAGGGTATGGAAAAAGCCACTAAAATCAGCTTCCAATACCCGCCCACGAACGGCTGTCACTATATTCACCGTAGCCATCCGCTGGTAGCGTTGTTGGCAGACCATCTGTTGGAAGGGGCATTTAATGATGCCAAACCCTTGGCGGCGCGTTGTGCAGCCACGATCACTGAACAGGTTGAGGTGGTCACGACCCTGTATTTATTGCGTTTGCGGCATCAACTCAGCGTGACGCGCAAAGGCGTGACCCGGCAAATGATGGCGGAGGAAACCGTCGCACTGGCCTTGCAAGGGCGTAGCCAGCCCCAGTGGTTAGCGGATGCCGATGCCAATCTGTTACTGAGTGCAACACCCAGTGACAACTTGTCACGCGAAGCCAGTAGCCGGGAAATCACTTTGGCACTGGATTACCTGCGTCACAACACCGCCATACTGAATCAACTGGGTAAGGATCGGGCGCAAAGCCTGTTGGACGATCATACCCGTGTGCGCAAAATTACCCAGCAGAGAGGCAGAGGCTTACGGATTGAAGACGTGGGGCAAACTAAAGTGCAAGCCTGCCTGCCCGTTGATGTGATGGGTGTTTATGTTTTGTTACCAGACTCACTGTAA